ATAGAAATTACAACATAATTGATTATCTTCTGAAAGAACAAGGAAAGAGCTTTAAAGAGATTATAAACGATATACCAGCACTATTACAGCTTCAAGAAAAATTGAATTTACAAGAAGCCAAAAAACTACAAAAAGCCAAAGAAGAAAAAGAAAGACAAGAGGCTTTGAATATCATCAAAGAAGCCAAAAAAGAGGATTTATCTATCTTTTTAGCTAATTTAGGATACCAAATCGACAAAACAAAATCATCAAAAAATTATCGTGTGATGAAAAACGATCAAGGCGATAGAGTCATTATTTACAAAAAGGGTGATAGGTATTTATATTTTAATCCACAGAATGACCAAGATAGAGGCGATGTTTACAATTTTTTTGCTAACAGAGGAATAAGAGATTACAAGCAAATTGCAGATATTATCAAAAACGCAAATAGAAATATCGAAATACCAAAACTTCAAGAAGCAATACATAGTTACAATATCGATAAGGCAATCGATAAATGGAACAAATACAGGGCGAAAAAAGAGAATGATTATAGTTATTTAACAGATAAACGATTAATAGACAAAAATATTTTAAAAGCATATATAGATAGCATAAAAAGCGATAATGAGGGTAATATAATCGTTCCATTGTATCTTACAGCAGAACAACTTCTAAATGATAGAAATATTGAACTAAAAGACAAAAATGCCCTTTTAGTATGTGGATATGATAGAAGATTAAAAGAAAGAACCGAAAACCAACCAAAAAGCTATATTAATGGCAAAAAAGGTATTGCCATACTTCAACCACAAAATCCCCAAAATATAAAGCGTATTGTCATAGCAGAAAGTTACATTGATGGATTGAGTTATATTGAATTAAAACAGCTTGATCCAAAAGAAGTGGCTATTATCTCAACACAAGGACAAATAAACCAAAATACGATAGAGGCTATAAAAGCTTATGTTCAAGCAATAGATCAAAAAGCAAAAGTAAGTGAAATTGATTTATTGTTTGATTTTGATAAGGCGGGAATGGAGTATGCGGATAGAATAAAAAAAGCTCTAAATGATCAACGAGTTTTTGAGGATTTTTCTTATAGTGATTATAAAGATTGGAATGAACAATTAGTTAAGAGAAAATTGACCGATTTAGTTAAAAGAGGAAAGATAGAAGCTATAAAAGATGAGGAATTAAAGGAAAAAGCAAAAGAGTTGCAAGAAAAATTTAAAAAACAAAAAAGTAGGAGAATGGGATTGTAAAAATAAATTTAAACTAATACTGGATAATAGCGTTTTTGGTTACTAAAAAACAATAATTAAAACAATTATTAATCATTTCTAATAGTTTTTTATATCTTTAAACTTATTTTTATTGTTATTAAATATAATTAATAGACTCTATATTGGAGGAAAGATATGAAAAATATTACAATCGCAAATTTCAAAGGTGGAGTTGGAAAAAGTTTGATAGCACACCAGCTTATTACCTGTTTTGATTATAAAGGAGTCGAAATCGATCCATATGGATCTTTGTATGAGAGATTACCTGAGAAAGTTATAAAGGTTGATGTCAAAGAAAAAAAATTGCCCAAAACTCCTGAAAGAAGTGCGTTTGACTTTGGAGGATTTGATGATATTAAATTGGATCAGGCAATAGAAAGAAGCAATCTAGTTATTATTCCATTCATTCCTACACTCGAAAGCGTACAAGGAACATTAGATACATTAAATAGAGTCAAAGAACATAGCAAGCCTATTTTGATGGTAGCCAATATGGTGCAGAAGCCAGAAGATGTAAATGATGCTAAATTTGTTTTTGAAGAGGTTTTAGGATTTGATGTAGAGGTTTTTCAAATGCCTATAAGCGTAGCTTTACAAACAGCCATTAATGAAAATAAAGGAATAACTGAACTTGCTAAACAAGGAGGAATAAGGGCGTTTGCGTATAAGAAAGCAAAAAAAGTTATAGAGGATTTATATAAAGTTATAAACAATTATTTATAGCTATAAATAATATAATATAGTAAATAATAATTAAAAATAGTAAACAACAATTAAAAACAATTGAATAGGAGTTGAAATGAGCGGAAAATTTGGAAATGTAAAGCTAAACAGAGAGATAAGCACACATAAAGATATGCAAAAGTACAGAGGAGGTCGTCCTAAGATGGATGAGTATCAAAAGAAAAAAGAAAAAGTGTTTGTAAGTTTTACTGTCGAAGAAAAAGAAAAACTAAAAGAGCATGCTGATAAAAGCGGTATGCCAGTAGCAACGTTTATTAGAAAAGTATTAAAGGATAATGGATATATTTGAATTCGATATTTTTAAGTAATATTAATTGTTGAATATAGATAATAATAGGTGAAAAATAATAAATTTAAACCAACACTGGATAATAGGTAACATTCACGGCTGTATCTTTACCTTTGAAAAACTTTTAAAAAAGCTTCCAAAAAATGCAGAGCCAATCTTTATAGGCGATTTGGCAGATAGAGGCAATTACTCCAAAGAGGTTATGAAGTTGGTAATTGAAAACAATTACAGGGTAGTTTTTGGCAATTACGAATTTTCACCTGTTTATCCTGGTAGTCCATCTGCCCGTGGGGTAATCAGCCATTTAAAATAGCGTATCATATAAACAACAAAAGGCAGTATCCAAAGAACTGCAGAAAATATATAAAGTATTTGAGAATACTTAGGATAAAAGGTAGCAGCTGTCCTAAGCAGTGCCGCGATGACGATAGAAATTGTTCCCAAACAGATAAAATTGTCTCTTGCTTTGGCGATATCTCTTCCAGTATGAACAATCGTAACAACAATCATCACCACATAAAACGAAAGTGTCCATGCGCCGGTTGTAAGCATATGCAAAAGATCTCCGTTAAAAAGTTTCATTCCACTTAGGTAGTTATAGCCAATAAGTCCGTAACCAACTGCAATCAAAACTGGAATGAGTTCAAGGGAGAAAATAAGCTTTTTGAATAAAATATTTGTCTCTTCATAATTGATAAAATCATTCAAAATTGCCAAAGCCGCACTTGCTGTGCCTAAAGCCACCCAGCCTAATGCTCTATTTTGCGGAAAGAAAAATTCAAGTGCGCTAAAAAGAGCGATCATAAAAATTGTTAAGTTATATGCCGGAGGTCTTGCAAAAAAGATCTCTTCATATCCTTCGTGTTCTAAAATCTCATTAACAGCTTCTGTGTTTACTCTGCGAATCGCAAGAATAATAAGAATCAAAAAGACTCCAAGGCTGAGCTTTAAAACATCTAAAGGATCTGTTTTTACAACTCCTGCAACGCTTAAAAAGAACCAAATTTGTGCAACTTGCACGGCTATAAAGGTATAGGCGATGCTGACGTGGCGTTTAGCAGGGTCTTTAAAGATTGGCTTGATAACCAAAAAGGTAAGCCAGGCAAAGAGGATTATGTTAATAATCGCTGCCGGATATACTCCAAGAACTCCCATCAGCCAAAAGGTAATTCTACCTACTATCCAAAATCCAAAAAGAGCGGCTAACTTTTTTCCAACAATTGGAACGGCTCCTGGAAAAAGTTCAGGTGCTCCTGTTAAAATAAAGGCAGCCATTCCCAAAAATCCTACTCCAAAAAGCATCTCATAGATATGCCAGCTCATGCCATCACCAATAAATGGTAAAGCAATATAACCATTGTAATAAAGCACCCAAAGAAGGATTGAAAGAATCATATAAGGAGGCATCAGCAAAAAGGCCGGGCGAAAACCGTAAGCAAGATAAGTAGGAAAATTTCCTTTGGGATAGGATTCATAATGTTTTGTAGCTGCCATATTTACTCCAGTTCAAACGTTTCTATAATATAAGGATCTTGTAACAGCTTTGCAGTTTCGCTGTAAACATAGCTATCATCTCTTTTGCTTTGTGGAATATCGATTGTGAAAGTTTTAACGATTCTACCCGGATCTGGCTCAAGTACAAAAATCTTATCGCTCAGTTTCACTGCTTCCATTAAGTCGTGTGTTATAAAAAAAATAGTAATTTCTTTTTTATCGATAAGTTCAATCAAATGGTTTTGCAGCTCTCTTTTGAGACCAATATCCAAAGCTGAAAAGGGCTCATCTAAAAAAAGAAGCTCTGGCTTTGTGACAAGGGCTCTAGCAAATGAGACTCTTTGACTCATTCCACCACTTAGCTCTTTTGGAAATTTTTCAAAATCATCCTCTTCTAGATCAAATTTTAAAGCAATCTCTTTTGCTCTTTTTATTCGCTCCTTTTTAGAAACTCCTTGAGCTTTGAGACCAAAAGCGATATTATCAAGTACGTTTTTCCATGGAAGCAATCTTGCATCTTGAAAGGCGATTGCCTGGGTTTTAAAGCTATTTTCAATCGTTCCTTCCTGTCTATCCAGTAGACCCGCACAAAGCCTAAGAAGCGTTGTTTTTCCTCCACCGCTTGGTCCTACAACTGAGACAACTTCTCCTTCATCTATTTCAAAACTAATATCCTCAAGGATTGTTTTATATCCAAAAGAAAATGTCAAATGCTCTACCTTCAATCGCGCCATTTTTCCACTTCTTTTTTAATAGGTTCTAAAAAGATATACTCTACAATCATTAAAAGAGCAATCATAATAAC
The Nitratiruptor sp. YY08-10 DNA segment above includes these coding regions:
- a CDS encoding ParA family protein, whose protein sequence is MKNITIANFKGGVGKSLIAHQLITCFDYKGVEIDPYGSLYERLPEKVIKVDVKEKKLPKTPERSAFDFGGFDDIKLDQAIERSNLVIIPFIPTLESVQGTLDTLNRVKEHSKPILMVANMVQKPEDVNDAKFVFEEVLGFDVEVFQMPISVALQTAINENKGITELAKQGGIRAFAYKKAKKVIEDLYKVINNYL
- a CDS encoding metallophosphoesterase, which codes for MGNIHGCIFTFEKLLKKLPKNAEPIFIGDLADRGNYSKEVMKLVIENNYRVVFGNYEFSPVYPGSPSARGVISHLK
- a CDS encoding NnrS family protein, producing MAATKHYESYPKGNFPTYLAYGFRPAFLLMPPYMILSILLWVLYYNGYIALPFIGDGMSWHIYEMLFGVGFLGMAAFILTGAPELFPGAVPIVGKKLAALFGFWIVGRITFWLMGVLGVYPAAIINIILFAWLTFLVIKPIFKDPAKRHVSIAYTFIAVQVAQIWFFLSVAGVVKTDPLDVLKLSLGVFLILIILAIRRVNTEAVNEILEHEGYEEIFFARPPAYNLTIFMIALFSALEFFFPQNRALGWVALGTASAALAILNDFINYEETNILFKKLIFSLELIPVLIAVGYGLIGYNYLSGMKLFNGDLLHMLTTGAWTLSFYVVMIVVTIVHTGRDIAKARDNFICLGTISIVIAALLRTAATFYPKYSQILYIFSAVLWILPFVVYMIRYFKWLITPRADGLPG
- a CDS encoding ABC transporter ATP-binding protein, producing the protein MARLKVEHLTFSFGYKTILEDISFEIDEGEVVSVVGPSGGGKTTLLRLCAGLLDRQEGTIENSFKTQAIAFQDARLLPWKNVLDNIAFGLKAQGVSKKERIKRAKEIALKFDLEEDDFEKFPKELSGGMSQRVSFARALVTKPELLFLDEPFSALDIGLKRELQNHLIELIDKKEITIFFITHDLMEAVKLSDKIFVLEPDPGRIVKTFTIDIPQSKRDDSYVYSETAKLLQDPYIIETFELE